The nucleotide sequence aaattgtaataaaaacactgtaatacattaaataataaaaattttaagtcagaaatttaacttgaaagcctgaaaatgattaatttaaaagtaactctacttttaacctcaaaaacatacctgtcacttttaaaacacttataaaaaatagttctagtccatgtagagccttggaactttttgggcagcaagaagaatgttcaaaattgatggaaaatccaacgggaacctcgtggatgcagcagaacattttttataaaattctgaagcacagtaatatattctgcggccctccaagcgtttcaatcacaagatatctgaaatatataattatttacagttaaggaaataatttaattgtattaaaaacattctagtacacttaaataaaccgaatttaaatcacaaatttaactaagaggctccaaaataatttatttatgaatatctcaacttttaaccttaaacacatacctgtcactttttaaagtcttaataaaaatagttcccgtcgattcacaaacttggaactttttgagcagcaagaagaatgtttaaaattgatggaaaatccaacgggacaatcgagaatgcaccagaacattttttcaaaaatcttgaagcacagcaatataatctgcggctctcccagcgtttcaatcacaaaatatctaaaatataaaattatttacagttaaggaaataatttaattgtattaaaaacattctagtacacttaaataaaccgaatttaaatcacaaatttaactaagaggctccaaaataatttatttatgaatatctcaacttttaacctaaaacacatacctgtcactattaaaacacttataaaaaatagttctagtccatgtagagccttggaacttttgagcagcaaaaagaggttcaaatttaataaaaaatccaacggggcactcgaaaaatacgcagaactattttcacaagctgtagaagtccagtgaaacttttgtgaccatcgcagcactccaatcaccagaaaactgaaatataaatttatttacagttagaagaaaaataaaattgtaataaaaacactgtaatacattaaataataaaaattttaagtcagaaatttaacttgaaagcctgaaaatgattaatttaaaagtaactctacttttaacctcaaaaacatacctgtcacttttaaaacacttataaaaaatagttctagtccatgtagagccttggaactttttgggcagcaagaagaatgttcaaaattgatggaaaatccaacgggaacctcgtggatgcagcagaacattttttataaaattctgaagcacagtaatatattctgcggccctccaagcgttttaatcacaagatatctgaaatatataattatttacagttaaggaaataatttaattgtatttaaaacactctagtacacttaaataaaccgaatttaaatcacaaatttaacttagaggctccaaaaaaatttatttatgattatctcaacttttaacctataacacgtacctgtcactttccaaactcttaataaaaatagttcccgtccatgtagaaccttggaactttttgggcagcaaaaaggaggttcaaatttaataaaaaatccaacggggcactcgaggaatacgcagaactattttcacaagctgtagaagtccagtgaaacttttgtgaccatcgcagcactccaatcaccagaaaactgaaatataaatttatttacagttagaagaaaaataaaattgtaataaaaacactgtaatacattaaataataaaaattttaagtcagaaatttaacttgaaagcctgaaaatgattaatttaaaagtaactctacttttaacctcaaaaacatacctgtcacttttaaaacacttataaaaaatagttctagtccatgtagagccttggaactttttgggcagcaagaagaatgttcaaaattgatggaaaatccaacaggaccctcgtggatgcagcagaacattttttataaaattctgaagcacagtaatatattctgcggccctccaagcgttttaatcacaagatatctgaaatatataattatttacagttaaggaaataatttaattgtattaaaaacattctagtacacttaaataaaccgaatttaaatcacaaatttaactaagaggctccaaaataatttatttatgaatatctcaacttttaaccttaaacacatacctgtcactttttaaagtcttaataaaaatagttcccgtcgattcacaaacttggaactttttgagcagcaagaagaatgtttaaaattgatggaaaatccaacgggacaatcgagaatgcaccagaacattttttcaaaaatcttgaagcacagcaatataatctgcggctctcccagcgtttcaatcacaaaatatctaaaatataaaattatttacagttaaggaaataatttaattgtattaaaaacattctagtacacttaaataaaccgaatttaaatcacaaatttaactaagaggctccaaaataatttatttatgaatatctcaacttttaacctcaaaaacatacctgtcacttttaaaacacttataaaaaatagttctagtccatgtagagccttggaactttttgggcagcaaaaaggaggttcaaatttaataaaaaatccaacggggcactcgaggaatacgcagaactattttcacaagctgtagaagtccagtgaaacttttgtgaccatcgcagcactccaatcaccagaaaactgacatataaatttatttacagttagaagaaaaataaaattgtaataaaaacactgtaatacatttaataataaaaattttaagtcagaaatttaacttgaaagcttgaaataaatttatttaagagtaactttacttttaacttcaaacacatacctgtcacttttttaaagtcttaataaaaatagttcccgtcgattcacagacttggaactttttgggcagcaagaagaatgttcaaaattgatggaaaatccaacgggaccctcgtggatgcagcagaacattttttacaagATCCTGAAGCACAGCTATATGTTCTGCGGCCTtccaagcgtttcaatcacaagatatctgaaatattaaattatttacagttaagagaataatttaattgtatttaaaacactctagtacacttaaaaaaaccaaatttaagtcagaaatttaacttagaggctccaaaaaaatttatttatgaatatctcaacttttaacctaaaacacatacctgtcacttttaaaactcttataaaaaatagttcccgttgATGTAGAGCCTTGTAACTCTTTGGGCAGAAAGAGGAaggtttaaaattgataaaaaatccaacgggacactcgaggaaaactcagaactattttcacaagctgtagaaatgcagtgaaacttttgtgacccttgcagcactccaatcaccagaaaactgaaatataaatttatttacagttaggagaaatattaaattgtaattagaacactctactacattaaataaaaacgattttaagtcaaaaatttaacttgaaagcttgaaaataatttatttaagagtaactctacttttaacctcaaacacatacctgtcacttttttaaaatcttattaaaaatagttccGTCAATTCACagacttggaactttttgggcagcaagaagaatgttcaaatttgatggaaaatccaacgggacaatcgaggATGCAGCAGAAGTAAAAGCGAAGATAATGGAAGTAAATAAGATCGGGGGGATAAATAAGGGAGGATACGGGATGGTATGGgtgaaatttgaaaattttaaggACAAGgtggaaataatgaaaaaaaaaggaaagttaaAGGAGAGAACGGAATGGATTGGGGTAGACATGACGGAATATGAGAGAAAGGTAGAATGggtaataaaaagagaggcagagaaaagaaagagagaaggtaGCCAAGTGAAAATAGGGTACAAAAAAATGTGAGTGGACAAAGAACTTTGGGTATGGGACGAAATAAAAGATGAGTTGAGAAAGTGGCCGGAAGTAAAGATAAtggaaaaagaggaggaaaagaacaaaaaaaagataatggtagataaaagtaatatgagtttttagagaaaggcggaaaaagagaaggtgAAAGTGGAACGGGTAATGGAAGAAGTATGGaaggagagaaggaggaaaaagaagggaagaaaagagaagtaaaaatgaagaaaagaaaagaagaaagtgtAATGAGGATAGGTTTTTGGAACGTGGCGGGGATGGAAAATAAGGATAaagatttttggaaaaaattagAGCAGTGGGACGTGATTTTTATGTGTGAGACATGGTTGCAGGAAAAAGAATAGGGAAGGATCAAGGGGAAGTTACCGAAAGGTTACAAATGGATATGGGAAGAAGCAAAGAAAAGGAATAGGAAGGGAAGAGCAATGGGGGGCATAGTAATGGGATGGAGGAAGGAGTTTGAAggggaaagggaaagagaaatgGAGAAGAAGAAGGGGGTATTGGGTTTAAAGATATGCTGGGGAAGAgtgaaatggaaaataataggAGTTTATATTAGTGATAATATGGAGGAGGTGGCGGAAATGATGAAAGGATGGatggaggagaaggaggaaggatgtaattatttaataggaGGAGATTTTAATGTGAGAACGGGAGAGGAGGAAGGAATCTGGGATGAATTTGTggaggaagagggagaggagaagaaaagaagatcaAAGGATAAAAAGATAACGGGGGAGGGTaggaaattttgtaaaatgctGGAAGAGGAGGGGTGGGAAATTTTAAACGAATGTGTAAAGGGGGATGAGGAAGAAGAGTGGACGTATACAGGGGGTAGAGGGGAAACAGTGATTGATTACGTGATTTGTAATGGAGAgacaaaaagaagaattaaggAGATGAGAGTAAAAGAAGAAGTAGATTCGGACCACTACCCGATAATAGTAATGGTGGAGGGAGGGGGGCAGAAAAGGAAATGGAATAAGAATGAAGAAAGAAGGGGAAGGTTAAAATGGaatgaaaaaggaaagaagctGTTTGAGGAAGGGtttagaagaaagaaggaaagaagaaaaaggagggAAAATGGAAAGACCTGAGTGAATGGGTAAGAGAAGTAAAAAACGAAGTAAGAAGAGAAGTGAATAATGAGGATggggaaaggaaggaaaaagcgGTAGAGGATTGGTGGGACGAAGAATGCAAAAGGAATAAAACGAAAGTTAAAGAGGAACTGGAAGAATGGAGAAAGGGTGGGGGGAGTGGGAAAGAAtataagaaaagtaaaagggAGTATAAGAAGCTATgtgatagaaagaaagaggaggaaaaaaggaaatgggaaaaggaggtggagCAGGCAAAGACAGAAGAAGAAGTGTGGAAAATAGTAAACAAAGGAAGGAAGGGTAGGAGGGAAGTGGatgagaaaattgaaataagaGAATGGGAAGAATATTTCAGGGGGGTACTGGGAGGAGTGGAGTGGAGAGTGGGAGGGGAAGTAGAGAGAAGTAAGGAGAGAGGAGATGAGGAAAAGGAGATGGAGAGAGAGGagtttaaaaaagtaataaaaagctGAAAAAGGAAAGGCAGCAGGAAGTGATGACATTGAAAATGAGATATGGAGAGAAGGGGGAGAGGAGGTGAAAGAAGAGCTATGGGAAATATGCAAAAGGGTGTGGAAAGGAGAAGGGTTTCCAGAAGAATGGAAGGAAGGGATAGTTGTGCCAGTcttaaagaaaggaaaaggagaaaaagtgGAAGAATACAGAGGGGCGACACTGACACAAACAGGGTATAAAGTATATGCTTCGGTCTTGAAGGAAAGGATAAGAGAAGAAgtggaagagaagaaaatagtTCCACAGAGTCAGGCAGGATTCAGGAGATACATGGAGACGCTGGatcaaatttgttttaaacCACCTGATAAATAGAAGAATAGAGGGAAAGGAGGGGAAGCTAGTAATAGCTTTCATTGATATGAAGGCAGCCTTCGATTCTGTGGACAGAAGAAAATTGATGGAAGCAATGAGAAATAGGGGATAAGGGAGGGTTGGTAAAAAGGTGCGAAGAGATAATGGAGGAGACGAGTAGCAAAGttagagtaaaaaaaagaggaagggagaAAATTTTGGACGGTGAGAGGGGTGAGGCAGGGATGTCCGCTGAGCCCGAGTTTATTCACGATCCTGCTGGCAGACTTGGACGAGGAATTGAAAAAGGGTGGATGGGGCGGAACTAAGATAAAAGGCAGGAGGGTGTACTCGCTGGCGtacgcggatgacattgcaTTGATTGCAGAAACGGAAGCAGGAATAAAGGGAATGTTGAAGACATTAGAGGAATATGTGGAAAAAAAGGGATTGGAGGTAAATGTGGATAAGACAAAGTTGATGAGGTGCCGAAAAGGAGGAGGGAGATGGAAAAGGGTAAAGTAGGTGTGGAAGggtaaaaaaatagaagaggttaaaagatttaattatttgggTTATGTGGTGACAAAGAATGGAGATCAGAAAGAGCACGTGAAGGAAAGAGTAAAGAAAGCAGCAAGGGTGATGGGACAAATATGGAATAttggcaaaaagaaatttggaaaagattggGGCAGAAGACTATGGCTGTTTGACAGGCTTGTATGGACAGTAATGAGCTATGGGGTGGAGATATGGAGGTGGAAGGAAAGGGAAGAGATTAAAATGGTACATGAGAGGTATTTAAGATGGATAATGGGGGTAAGTACAAGTGTGCCGGGGTATATAATGAGAGAGGAATTTCAGAGGGAAAAGTTGTCTGAGAAAGCGGGAATGAGGGCTTGGAAATATGAGAAAAGATTGGAAGAAGGAAGAGGGGAGGTTTTGGCAAGAGGatgctgggaagaaatgaaagagagagcgagggaaGAAAACAAGTGGGAaatgggaaaagaaaggagaaattCTTTGAAAGATTGGGGTGGACGCTGGAGAGgatagaagaaagaagagaagaagagggaATGAGAGGTAAAGAGATAGTggtaaaagataaagaattacaaagaaaagagagatgggaaaaaataagaatggggaaatttaataaggattatggaaaaataaaggagGAAGGAGTAccggaatatttaaagaagggATGGAAGGAGGAGAAATGGCAAAGGGTGGGAAGGTTTAGAGTGGGGGATGATATGAGGGGAAATAGATACTgggaggaaatagaaaaaaaaagtgcaggATGTTTGGATAAGGAGGAAACGTGGAAACATGTTTGGGAGGAGTGTGTAAACTGGGGGGACGGGAGGAGTTGGAAGGAAGCAATTGGAGATGTAttgggaggggagggaaatgGGGAGGAATGGTTAAGAATACCGGAAGGAGGGTAAGGGAAGGAATAGGAGAGAATGAAAGAATGAATGAGGCAGACTATGAAGATgtaaaagcgtcggaagcgggggtccatGAGAATGAATGAGAAATAGAGTAAGAGAATGATTTCTGGCGGTGTGAGCGTAAGAACGTATGggtatctttctctctctcgtgtgCTAAGCGGCGTTTAGAGAAAGTAAGAAAAGCGAAAAGTGGGAAGTAAGTTATTTGCAGGGAAGaacaagaaagaagagaaattaaaagaagatgGAAGATTGATAAGAAAGATTAAGGTAGAAATAAGAAAGCGTTTAGGAAATAAGACGAGGTTTTTGTTGTTTGTCTTTTCAGGATAATGGAAGTAAGAAAGGAATGTAAAAGAAGACAGAAGAGTGTAAAGTtgatagaagaaaaaggaagagaagaagaaaaaaataaagataagaaaatGTTGTAAGGCGAGGACGAATAGATGAAATGGATAAAAAGCGTAAAATGATAGAAGGAAATAGTGGCAATAAAGGTAGACAGTAGTGAGGGGAAGGTAgtggaaaaaagtaaaaagagtaaaaagagTTGGCGGAGttaaaatgtaagaaagaaatattgaatGTAAGAGGTTTATAGAGAATTGTTATTGTTATGAGTATGGTTAAGTTTAagtttataaagatttaaagatGTAAGGAGACGAAAGTCCGAAAATGTACCTCGAAAGAGTAATAAacattattacatacatatatatacatacatatatacagggtgtttgaaataaggtttccttcccggtaactgtagatagatatcgggaatacaaatcgaaaagtcagatatcatttagtgaaattcgtaaccgttaccgagtaagaaattactgaattttgacgaattagcgcggagcacataataagtcgggcgcggcaggtgagagcgggtgggccttagggagagaacgggggtgaaacgccgcgcgacaattgtggggtgggggtgggaggagtcaacgcgtggtgtgatagacaattgtcgcgcagcgtttcacccccgttctctccctaaggcccacccgctctcacctgccgcgcccgacttattatgtgctccgcgccaattcgtcaaaattcagtaatttcttactcggtaacggttacgaatttcactaaatgatatctgacttttcgatttgtatttccgatatctatctacagttaccgggaaggaaaccttatttcaaacaccctgtatatatatatatatacagggtgtttgaaataatattaatatttttttgaaatatattaaataatttttgaaatatattaaataattaatatttaatccaattaatctttttaccatgttttttcaaagataatgttttta is from Cardiocondyla obscurior isolate alpha-2009 unplaced genomic scaffold, Cobs3.1 scaffold86_0_66853, whole genome shotgun sequence and encodes:
- the LOC139112999 gene encoding golgin subfamily A member 6-like protein 22: MGGIVMGWRKEFEGEREREMEKKKGVLGLKICWGRVKWKIIGVYISDNMEEVAEMMKGWMEEKEEGCNYLIGGDFNVRTGEEEGIWDEFVEEEGEEKKRRSKDKKITGEGRKFCKMLEEEGWEILNECVKGDEEEEWTYTGGRGETVIDYVICNGETKRRIKEMRVKEEVDSDHYPIIKEGKKKKEGKWKDLSEWVREVKNEVRREVNNEDGERKEKAVEDWWDEECKRNKTKVKEELEEWRKGGGSGKEYKKSKREYKKLCDRKKEEEKRKWEKEVEQAKTEEEVWKIVNKGRKGRREVDEKIEIREWEEYFRGVLGGVEWRVGGEVERNLDEELKKGGWGGTKIKGRRVYSLAYADDIALIAETEAGIKGMLKTLEEYVEKKGLENGDQKEHVKERVKKAARVMGQIWNIGKKKFGKDWGRRLWLFDRLVWTVMSYGVEIWRWKEREEIKMVHERYLRWIMGIGRRKRGGFGKRMLGRNERESEGRKQVGNGKRKEKFFERLGWTLERIEERREEEGMRGKEIVVKDKELQRKERWEKIRMGKFNKDYGKIKEEGVPEYLKKGWKEEKWQRVGRFRVGDDMRGNRYWEEIEKKSAGCLDKEETWKHVWEECVNWGDGRSWKEAIGDVLGGEGNGEEWLRIPEGGIMEVRKECKRRQKSVKLIEEKGREEEKNKDKKML